A region of Streptomyces sp. TG1A-60 DNA encodes the following proteins:
- a CDS encoding ATP-dependent DNA helicase, whose amino-acid sequence MSARISDPEQLKELLGIPFTPEQTACIVAPPAPQVIVAGAGSGKTTVMAARVVWLVGTGQVAPEQVLGLTFTNKAAGELAERVRKALVKAGITDPDVIDPDNPPGEPVISTYHAFAGRLLTDHGLRIGLEPTSRLLADATRYQLAARVLRESPGPYPSLTRSFPDLVSDLLTLDSELAEHLVRPEDLRAYDADLLRDLEAVKLTNADLRKVPEAAAARRELAELVGRYRAAKRERDLLDFGDQIALSAGLAGLPEVGRILRDEFRVVLLDEYQDTSVAQRVLLAGLFGGGTGHPVTAVGDPCQAIYGWRGASVANLDDFPEHFAHPDGRPATRQALSENRRSGGRLLDLANGLAEPLRAMHAGVEALRPAPGAERDGMVRCALLPTHAEELDWIADSIAHLVRTGKEPGEIAVLCRTATDFAEIQGALVARDIPVEVVGLSGLLHLPEVADLVAVCEVLQDPGANASLVRLLTGPRWRIGPRDLALLGRRARLLVSHARLDGDDDPDRRLAAAVEGVDPAEVISLADALDTFLELPLEAEREDDGLPFSPDARVRFARLAAELRDLRRSLADPLMDVLHRVLAVTGLEVELSASPHALAARRRETLSNFLDIAASFAANSAGEATLLAFLGFLRTAAQYEKGLDNALPGGENTVKVLTAHKAKGLEWDVVAVPGLVTGTFPSTRGREKWTAQGKVLPHELRGDADTLPDVDAWDSRGLKAFQEAMKVHQHTEELRLGYVTFTRPRSLLLGSGHWWGASQKHPRGPSDFLKALHDHCAAGYGEIEVWADEPEEDAENPALHETAADRAWPLPLDDTALARRRAAAATVLAHLERAASHEDTHPSAPHDPAAHDLALHDPAAHAYEDPDWPPPPDDEEAHDGDDGFPPPDDVPDGEDGFPTGGSGDALDDFPEEGPADWDSWSADRPPHSAPVTHARVGDTGQGERLPAVPHARRYPVASGLTPEETRTIASWDRDLDALTGELLRARAKVTDVPLPATLTASQLLRLAADPDGFARELARPMPRPPQPAARRGTRFHAWVEARFEELRLPMLEPEELPGSDAEIADERDLEALKDAFERTPYARRTPYRVEAPFQLGIAGRVVRGRIDAIYRESDGDGATTYEIVDWKTSRSRTADPLQLALYRLAWAEQQGVPLRSVGAAFLYVRTGDVVRPENLPGREALERLLLQEPGAEGPAAADGPDATADEPGAFTDEPPDEHARAGR is encoded by the coding sequence GTGTCCGCCCGTATCAGTGATCCCGAACAGCTCAAGGAGCTCCTCGGCATCCCGTTCACCCCGGAGCAGACGGCCTGCATCGTCGCGCCGCCTGCCCCGCAGGTGATCGTTGCCGGAGCCGGCTCCGGCAAGACCACGGTGATGGCCGCCCGTGTGGTGTGGCTGGTCGGCACCGGGCAGGTCGCCCCCGAGCAGGTGCTCGGCCTGACGTTCACCAACAAGGCGGCGGGCGAACTCGCCGAGCGCGTACGCAAGGCCCTGGTCAAGGCGGGCATCACCGACCCGGACGTGATCGACCCGGACAACCCGCCGGGCGAGCCGGTCATCTCCACGTACCACGCCTTCGCCGGCCGCCTCCTCACGGACCACGGCCTGCGCATCGGTCTGGAACCCACCTCCCGGCTCCTCGCCGACGCCACCCGCTACCAACTCGCCGCGCGTGTGCTCCGCGAGTCCCCCGGCCCGTACCCGTCGCTCACCCGCTCGTTCCCCGACCTGGTCAGCGACCTGCTCACCCTCGACTCCGAACTCGCCGAGCACCTCGTACGGCCCGAGGACCTGCGGGCGTACGACGCCGACCTGCTGCGCGACCTGGAAGCCGTGAAGCTCACCAACGCGGACCTCCGCAAGGTCCCCGAGGCGGCTGCCGCACGACGTGAACTCGCCGAGCTGGTGGGCCGCTACCGGGCGGCCAAGCGTGAGCGGGACCTCCTCGACTTCGGCGACCAGATCGCCCTGTCCGCCGGCCTCGCCGGGCTCCCCGAGGTGGGCCGCATCCTGCGGGACGAGTTCCGGGTGGTCCTGCTCGACGAGTACCAGGACACCTCGGTGGCCCAACGTGTCCTTCTGGCGGGCCTGTTCGGGGGCGGCACCGGCCACCCCGTGACGGCGGTCGGCGACCCCTGCCAGGCCATCTACGGCTGGCGTGGCGCCTCTGTCGCCAACCTAGACGACTTCCCCGAGCACTTCGCCCACCCCGACGGCCGCCCCGCGACCCGTCAGGCGCTCAGTGAGAACCGCCGCAGCGGCGGCCGGCTCCTCGACCTCGCCAACGGCCTCGCGGAACCCCTGCGAGCCATGCACGCGGGCGTGGAGGCACTCAGGCCCGCGCCCGGCGCCGAACGCGACGGCATGGTCCGCTGCGCCCTGCTGCCCACGCACGCCGAGGAACTCGACTGGATCGCCGACTCGATCGCCCACCTCGTGCGCACCGGCAAGGAGCCCGGCGAGATCGCGGTCCTCTGTCGCACGGCCACCGACTTCGCCGAGATCCAGGGCGCGCTCGTCGCCCGCGACATCCCGGTCGAGGTCGTCGGCCTCTCCGGGCTGCTCCACCTCCCCGAGGTCGCCGACCTCGTCGCCGTCTGCGAGGTCCTCCAGGACCCCGGAGCCAACGCCTCCCTCGTCCGTCTCCTCACGGGCCCCCGCTGGCGGATCGGCCCGCGCGACCTCGCCCTCCTGGGGCGCCGGGCCAGGCTGCTCGTGTCCCACGCGCGCCTGGACGGCGACGACGACCCGGACCGGCGGCTCGCCGCCGCCGTCGAGGGCGTCGACCCGGCCGAGGTGATCTCGCTGGCGGATGCCCTGGACACGTTTCTGGAGCTGCCGCTCGAAGCCGAGAGGGAGGACGACGGACTGCCGTTCTCGCCGGACGCGCGCGTCCGGTTCGCCCGGCTCGCCGCCGAACTGCGCGACCTGCGCCGCTCGCTCGCCGACCCGCTGATGGACGTCCTCCACCGGGTGCTCGCCGTCACCGGCCTGGAGGTGGAACTCTCCGCGTCCCCGCACGCCCTCGCCGCCCGCCGTCGCGAAACCCTGTCCAACTTCCTCGACATCGCGGCCTCCTTCGCCGCCAACAGCGCCGGCGAGGCCACCCTGCTAGCCTTCCTCGGCTTCCTGCGCACGGCGGCCCAGTACGAGAAGGGCCTCGACAACGCACTGCCGGGCGGCGAGAACACCGTCAAGGTGCTCACCGCCCACAAGGCCAAGGGCCTGGAGTGGGACGTCGTCGCCGTCCCAGGCCTTGTCACCGGTACCTTCCCCAGCACCCGGGGCCGTGAGAAGTGGACCGCCCAGGGCAAGGTCCTGCCGCACGAACTGCGCGGCGACGCAGACACCCTCCCCGACGTCGACGCCTGGGACTCGCGCGGTCTGAAAGCCTTCCAGGAGGCCATGAAGGTCCACCAGCACACCGAGGAACTCCGCCTCGGCTACGTCACCTTCACCCGCCCCCGTTCCCTGCTCCTCGGCTCCGGCCACTGGTGGGGCGCCTCCCAGAAGCACCCACGCGGCCCCTCCGACTTCCTCAAGGCCCTCCACGACCACTGCGCCGCCGGGTACGGCGAGATCGAGGTCTGGGCCGACGAACCCGAGGAGGACGCCGAGAACCCCGCCCTGCACGAGACGGCGGCCGACCGCGCCTGGCCCCTCCCGCTCGACGACACGGCCCTGGCACGCCGCCGCGCGGCTGCCGCGACCGTCCTGGCCCACCTGGAGAGGGCCGCCTCCCACGAGGACACGCACCCGAGCGCCCCCCACGACCCCGCCGCCCACGACCTCGCCCTCCACGACCCCGCCGCTCACGCCTACGAGGACCCGGACTGGCCACCTCCGCCGGACGACGAAGAAGCCCACGACGGGGACGATGGCTTCCCGCCCCCGGACGACGTCCCCGACGGGGAGGACGGCTTCCCGACGGGCGGCTCCGGGGACGCGCTCGACGACTTCCCCGAGGAGGGCCCCGCCGACTGGGACTCCTGGTCGGCGGACCGCCCCCCACACTCCGCACCGGTCACCCACGCGCGCGTGGGTGACACCGGGCAGGGCGAGCGCCTGCCTGCCGTGCCGCACGCCCGCAGGTACCCCGTCGCATCCGGCCTCACCCCCGAGGAGACCCGCACCATCGCCTCCTGGGACCGCGACCTGGACGCCCTCACCGGCGAGCTCCTGCGGGCCCGCGCGAAGGTCACCGACGTACCCCTGCCGGCGACGCTGACCGCCTCGCAACTGCTGCGCCTGGCCGCCGACCCGGACGGCTTCGCACGGGAACTCGCCCGCCCCATGCCACGCCCCCCACAGCCGGCCGCACGTCGCGGCACCCGCTTCCACGCCTGGGTCGAGGCCCGATTCGAAGAGCTCCGGCTGCCCATGCTGGAGCCCGAGGAACTGCCCGGCAGCGACGCCGAGATCGCCGACGAGCGGGACCTCGAGGCCCTCAAGGACGCCTTCGAACGCACCCCGTACGCGCGCCGCACGCCGTACCGCGTCGAGGCACCCTTCCAGCTCGGCATCGCCGGACGCGTCGTACGCGGCCGCATCGACGCGATCTACCGGGAGAGCGACGGCGACGGAGCGACGACGTACGAGATCGTCGACTGGAAGACCAGCCGCAGCCGGACCGCCGACCCGCTCCAGCTCGCGCTCTACCGGCTCGCCTGGGCCGAACAGCAGGGCGTGCCCCTGCGGTCCGTCGGGGCCGCCTTCCTGTACGTCCGTACCGGGGACGTCGTACGGCCCGAGAACCTGCCGGGCCGGGAGGCGCTGGAACGGCTGCTCCTTCAGGAGCCCGGAGCCGAGGGGCCGGCCGCCGCCGATGGGCCGGACGCGACGGCGGACGAGCCGGGGGCGTTCACCGACGAACCGCCGGACGAGCATGCCCGTGCAGGCCGCTAG
- a CDS encoding WhiB family transcriptional regulator: MQLEAHAPSVPPSETIPPPGLTEDSTLTPLTALTALDDAIENLGVPVPCRSYDPEVFFAESPADVEYAKALCRTCPLMEACLAGAKERREPWGVWGGELFVQGVVVARKRPRGRPRKNPVTA; this comes from the coding sequence GTGCAACTCGAAGCGCACGCCCCGTCCGTACCGCCTTCCGAAACGATCCCCCCGCCCGGCCTCACGGAGGACTCCACCTTGACCCCGCTCACCGCGCTCACCGCGCTCGACGACGCCATCGAGAACCTCGGCGTGCCCGTCCCCTGCCGCTCCTACGACCCGGAGGTCTTCTTCGCCGAGTCGCCGGCCGATGTCGAGTACGCCAAAGCTCTCTGCCGCACCTGCCCGCTGATGGAGGCCTGCCTCGCCGGCGCCAAGGAGCGGCGTGAGCCCTGGGGCGTCTGGGGTGGCGAGCTCTTCGTCCAAGGTGTCGTCGTGGCCCGCAAGCGGCCTCGTGGTCGCCCGCGCAAGAACCCGGTCACAGCATGA
- the nudC gene encoding NAD(+) diphosphatase has product MTIWTDHTADRPIALTAASGIDRAAHHRLDEAWLAAAWSHPTTRCFVVSGGQVLIDETPDGSTELVMVPSFEAPLTEAHRYFLGADADGVSYFALQKDALPGRMDQSARPAGLREAGMLLSPRDTGLMAHAVGLENWQRTHRFCSRCGERTVIAAAGHIRRCPACGAEHYPRTDPAVIMAVTDDEDRILLGRQVHWPEGRFSTLAGFVEPGESIEQSVRREVHEEVGITVGQVEYIASQPWPFPSSLMLGFMARATSTVVDVDGDEIHEARWFSREELRAAFESGEVMPPYGISIAARLIELWYGKPLPTRGHTG; this is encoded by the coding sequence GTGACCATTTGGACCGACCACACCGCCGACCGCCCTATCGCACTCACCGCCGCGAGCGGCATCGACCGGGCCGCCCACCACCGGCTCGACGAGGCCTGGCTCGCCGCGGCGTGGAGTCACCCCACGACCCGCTGCTTCGTGGTCTCCGGCGGCCAGGTCCTCATCGACGAGACCCCGGACGGCAGCACCGAACTCGTCATGGTCCCCTCCTTCGAGGCCCCGCTCACCGAGGCGCACCGCTACTTCCTGGGCGCCGACGCCGACGGTGTGAGCTACTTCGCACTCCAGAAGGACGCGCTTCCCGGCCGCATGGACCAGTCCGCCCGCCCGGCCGGACTCCGCGAGGCGGGCATGCTGCTGTCGCCGCGCGACACCGGCCTCATGGCGCACGCGGTCGGCCTGGAGAACTGGCAGCGCACCCACCGCTTCTGCTCCCGCTGCGGCGAGCGCACGGTCATCGCGGCAGCCGGCCACATCCGCCGCTGCCCCGCCTGCGGCGCCGAGCACTACCCGCGCACCGACCCGGCGGTGATCATGGCCGTGACGGACGACGAGGATCGCATCCTGCTCGGCCGTCAGGTCCACTGGCCCGAGGGCCGCTTCTCCACGCTGGCGGGCTTCGTGGAGCCCGGCGAATCCATAGAGCAGTCCGTGCGGCGCGAGGTCCACGAGGAGGTCGGCATCACCGTCGGCCAGGTCGAGTACATCGCCAGCCAGCCCTGGCCCTTCCCCTCCAGCCTCATGCTGGGCTTCATGGCGCGCGCCACCTCGACCGTCGTGGACGTCGACGGCGACGAGATCCACGAGGCCCGCTGGTTCTCCCGCGAAGAGCTGCGGGCCGCGTTCGAGTCCGGGGAGGTCATGCCTCCCTACGGCATCTCGATCGCGGCCCGACTGATCGAACTCTGGTACGGCAAGCCCCTGCCGACGCGAGGTCACACCGGCTAG
- a CDS encoding mycoredoxin: protein MAGTVTMYSTTWCGYCRRLKSQMDREGITYNEINIEQDPESAAFVEKANGGNQTVPTVQVVPSSGGAEVVMTNPSLAQVKQALGV from the coding sequence ATGGCGGGCACTGTGACGATGTACAGCACCACGTGGTGCGGCTACTGCCGACGGCTGAAGAGCCAGATGGACCGTGAGGGCATCACGTACAACGAGATCAACATCGAGCAGGACCCGGAGTCCGCGGCGTTCGTGGAGAAGGCGAACGGCGGGAACCAGACGGTGCCCACTGTTCAGGTAGTTCCCTCCAGTGGTGGCGCTGAGGTCGTGATGACGAACCCGAGCCTTGCCCAGGTGAAGCAGGCGCTCGGCGTCTGA
- a CDS encoding ATP-dependent DNA helicase UvrD2 — MTAATHSTLFPQVPDSADAVLEGLDPEQRAVATVLHGPVCVLAGAGTGKTRAITHRIAYGVRAGILQPASVLAVTFTNRAAGEMRGRLRQLGAAGVQARTFHSAALRQLQYFWPKAVGGGMPRLVDRKIQLVADAATACRIRLDRSELRDAAAEIEWSKVTRTVPTDYAAAAAKHGREAPRDPAEIARIYATYEDLKRERAVMDFEDVLLLTVGILQDRHDIAEQVRSQYQHFVVDEYQDVSPLQQRLLELWLGDRDDLCVVGDASQTIYSFTGATPDHLLDFRQRHPGATVVKLVRDYRSTPQVVHLANDLLSQARGRAADHRLELISQRPPGPEPRYTEYTDEPAEAEGAARRIRDLIASGVPASEIAILFRTNSQSETYEQALADVGVPYRLRGAERFFDRPEVRKAGASLRAAARFGGNDTLLEDAVDLPSQVRAVLSGEGWTGEPPAGSGAVRERWESLAALVNLARDFAAAKPDATLGDLVAELDERASAQHAPTVQGVTLASLHSAKGLEWDVVFLVGVAEGMMPITYARTDEQIEEERRLLYVGVTRAREQLSVSWALSRSPGNRPNRHPSRFLNGLRPGSTAMAGRTGAGGSGGVEPGSVGGRLGDFANGGTEAALRRASRAPARCRVCGRTLRDAGEMKLMRCEDCPSDMDEGLYERLREWRAVQAQRSGQPDFCVFTDRTLMAIAEAGPITPVELGRIPGVRARKLQRYGADVLDICAGREPGGADGNG; from the coding sequence GTGACAGCAGCAACGCACTCCACCCTCTTCCCGCAGGTCCCCGACTCGGCCGACGCGGTGCTCGAAGGGCTCGACCCCGAGCAGCGCGCGGTGGCGACCGTCCTGCACGGTCCGGTGTGCGTCCTGGCGGGCGCCGGCACGGGCAAGACCCGGGCGATCACCCACCGCATCGCCTACGGGGTGCGCGCCGGAATCCTCCAGCCCGCCAGCGTGCTGGCCGTCACCTTCACCAACCGGGCAGCCGGCGAGATGCGAGGCCGCCTTCGTCAGCTCGGCGCCGCCGGAGTCCAGGCCCGGACCTTCCACTCGGCCGCCCTGCGCCAGCTCCAGTACTTCTGGCCGAAGGCCGTCGGCGGCGGCATGCCGCGCCTCGTCGACCGCAAGATCCAACTCGTCGCCGACGCGGCCACCGCCTGCCGCATCCGTCTCGATCGCAGCGAACTGCGGGACGCCGCCGCCGAGATCGAATGGTCGAAGGTCACCCGGACCGTCCCCACCGACTACGCCGCAGCAGCCGCCAAGCACGGTCGCGAGGCGCCCCGCGACCCGGCGGAGATCGCCCGGATCTACGCGACGTACGAGGACCTCAAACGCGAGCGCGCTGTCATGGACTTCGAGGATGTCCTCCTGCTCACCGTCGGCATCCTCCAGGACCGCCACGACATCGCCGAGCAGGTCCGCTCCCAGTACCAGCACTTCGTGGTCGACGAGTACCAGGACGTCAGCCCCCTCCAGCAGCGCCTTCTGGAGTTGTGGCTCGGCGACCGGGACGACCTGTGCGTCGTGGGCGACGCCAGCCAGACGATCTACTCGTTCACCGGCGCAACTCCCGACCATCTGCTCGACTTCCGCCAGCGCCACCCCGGTGCCACGGTCGTGAAGCTCGTCCGCGACTACCGCTCCACCCCGCAGGTCGTCCACCTCGCCAACGACCTGCTCTCCCAGGCCCGTGGCCGCGCCGCCGACCACCGACTCGAACTGATCTCCCAGCGCCCACCGGGCCCCGAGCCCCGCTACACCGAGTACACGGACGAGCCCGCCGAGGCCGAGGGTGCAGCCCGCCGCATCCGTGATCTCATCGCCTCCGGAGTCCCCGCGAGCGAGATCGCCATCCTGTTCCGCACGAACTCGCAGTCCGAGACCTACGAGCAGGCCCTCGCGGACGTGGGGGTGCCCTACCGACTGCGCGGCGCAGAACGGTTCTTCGACCGACCCGAGGTGCGCAAGGCGGGCGCCTCACTGCGGGCCGCCGCCCGTTTCGGCGGCAACGACACCCTCCTCGAGGACGCCGTCGACCTTCCCTCACAGGTGCGGGCCGTGCTGTCCGGCGAGGGCTGGACCGGCGAACCCCCGGCGGGGTCCGGCGCGGTGAGGGAGCGCTGGGAGTCACTGGCGGCCCTGGTGAACCTCGCCCGGGACTTCGCCGCGGCCAAGCCCGACGCCACCCTCGGCGACCTGGTGGCGGAACTGGACGAAAGGGCGAGCGCCCAGCACGCCCCGACCGTCCAGGGCGTCACCCTCGCCTCGCTGCACTCCGCGAAGGGCCTGGAGTGGGACGTCGTCTTCCTGGTCGGCGTCGCCGAGGGCATGATGCCGATCACCTACGCGAGAACGGACGAGCAGATCGAGGAGGAGAGACGACTCCTCTACGTGGGCGTCACCCGCGCCCGGGAGCAGCTCTCCGTCTCCTGGGCTCTGTCCCGATCGCCGGGCAACCGCCCCAACCGCCACCCCAGCCGCTTCCTCAACGGCCTGCGCCCAGGATCCACCGCCATGGCGGGCCGGACCGGCGCGGGCGGCTCCGGAGGCGTGGAACCGGGCTCGGTAGGTGGCCGGCTCGGCGACTTCGCGAACGGTGGCACCGAGGCGGCCCTGCGCCGCGCCAGCCGGGCCCCGGCCCGCTGCCGCGTCTGCGGGCGCACTCTGCGGGACGCCGGTGAGATGAAGTTGATGCGCTGCGAGGACTGCCCCTCCGACATGGACGAGGGTCTCTACGAGCGGCTGCGGGAGTGGCGGGCCGTCCAGGCGCAGCGCAGCGGGCAGCCGGACTTCTGTGTCTTCACCGACCGGACGCTGATGGCGATCGCGGAAGCGGGGCCAATCACTCCGGTTGAACTCGGTCGCATCCCCGGCGTCCGCGCCCGTAAGCTCCAGCGGTACGGCGCCGATGTTCTCGACATCTGCGCAGGTCGGGAGCCTGGGGGTGCGGACGGGAACGGCTGA
- a CDS encoding AarF/ABC1/UbiB kinase family protein translates to MSDLPRKAVTRTAKLAALPLGIAGRATWGLGKRIVGESADLVGRELQQRTAEQLFKVLGELKGGAMKFGQALSVFESALPEEVAGPYRAALTKLQEAAPPMPTRTVHAVLEERIGQDWQELFLEFEDKPAAAASIGQVHRAVWHDGRPVAVKVQYPGAGEALLSDLGQLSRFARLLGPLVPGMDIKPLIAELRDRVSEELDYGLEAQAQQAHAEEFAGDPDVVVPAVVHQCEQVLVTEWMDGTPLSEVITDGSQEQRDRAGQLLTRFLFSGPARTGLLHADPHPGNFRLLPDEKLGWRLGVLDFGTVDRLPGGLPATIGEALRLTIEGEADAVYEMLCTEGFVKESIDLDPDAVLDYLLPIIEPARADEFAFARGWMRSQATRIADPRSPAHQLGKQLNLPPSYLLIHRVTLSTIGVLCQLGATVRMRDELEEWLPGFLSEEEEGEAAAGA, encoded by the coding sequence ATGTCTGATCTTCCCCGGAAGGCGGTCACCCGGACCGCCAAGCTCGCCGCGCTTCCGCTCGGCATCGCAGGTCGGGCCACCTGGGGACTCGGCAAGCGGATCGTCGGCGAGTCGGCGGATCTCGTGGGCCGCGAACTCCAGCAGCGCACGGCGGAGCAGTTGTTCAAGGTCCTGGGCGAGCTGAAGGGCGGCGCGATGAAATTCGGGCAGGCCCTGTCCGTCTTCGAGTCGGCGCTCCCCGAGGAGGTCGCGGGCCCCTACCGCGCGGCGCTGACGAAGCTCCAGGAGGCGGCGCCGCCGATGCCCACGCGCACGGTGCACGCCGTGCTGGAGGAACGCATCGGGCAGGACTGGCAGGAGCTGTTCCTGGAGTTCGAGGACAAACCGGCCGCCGCCGCCTCGATCGGCCAGGTGCACCGCGCGGTGTGGCACGACGGCCGCCCGGTCGCCGTCAAGGTGCAGTACCCGGGCGCGGGCGAGGCTCTCCTCTCCGATCTCGGCCAACTGAGCCGGTTCGCCCGTCTCCTGGGTCCGCTGGTCCCCGGGATGGACATCAAGCCGCTCATCGCGGAGCTGCGGGACCGTGTCTCCGAAGAGCTCGACTACGGCTTGGAGGCCCAGGCCCAGCAGGCACACGCGGAGGAGTTCGCGGGCGACCCGGATGTCGTGGTCCCCGCCGTGGTGCATCAGTGCGAGCAGGTGCTGGTGACGGAGTGGATGGACGGCACGCCCCTCTCAGAGGTGATCACCGACGGCTCCCAGGAACAGCGGGACCGGGCGGGGCAGCTGCTGACCCGCTTCCTCTTCTCGGGCCCGGCCCGTACCGGCCTACTGCACGCCGACCCGCATCCCGGCAATTTCCGCCTCCTGCCGGACGAGAAACTCGGCTGGCGTCTCGGCGTCCTCGACTTCGGCACGGTGGACCGTCTGCCGGGCGGCCTGCCGGCGACGATCGGTGAGGCCCTGCGGCTCACCATCGAGGGAGAGGCCGACGCGGTCTACGAGATGCTCTGCACGGAAGGCTTCGTGAAGGAGTCGATCGACCTGGACCCGGACGCGGTCCTCGACTATCTGCTGCCCATCATCGAACCGGCACGGGCGGACGAGTTCGCCTTTGCCCGCGGCTGGATGCGCAGCCAGGCCACCCGCATAGCCGACCCCCGCTCCCCCGCCCACCAACTCGGCAAGCAGCTGAACCTGCCGCCGTCCTATCTCCTCATTCACCGCGTGACCCTGAGCACCATCGGCGTCCTGTGCCAACTCGGCGCGACGGTCCGCATGCGTGACGAACTGGAGGAATGGCTGCCGGGCTTCCTGTCGGAAGAGGAGGAGGGCGAAGCGGCCGCGGGGGCGTGA
- a CDS encoding phosphotransferase, with translation MTAEEEADGEALVGGMVNAGAVFRRGALVERPAPHNAPVLHAHLLALKEHGFDAAPTPVGLTADGLEQLTFIPGDVALPPFPPWVLTTTALESVGILLRRLHEASATIAFDTHVEWPQNLADPEGGTMVCHNDVCPDNVVFRNGRAAALIDFDLAAPGRPLWDVAMAARYWVPTLDPVSAAALYPAGLDVPARLRILADSYGLSTGERAELPGVGSDRPARSRLLALRRLRRVPHALHTPRGVHRR, from the coding sequence ATGACGGCCGAGGAGGAGGCGGACGGCGAGGCGCTGGTCGGAGGCATGGTGAACGCGGGGGCGGTCTTCCGCCGGGGGGCCCTGGTGGAACGCCCGGCACCGCACAACGCACCCGTCCTCCATGCCCACCTCCTCGCGCTGAAGGAACACGGCTTCGACGCGGCTCCGACTCCCGTGGGCCTCACCGCAGACGGCCTTGAGCAGTTGACCTTCATTCCTGGCGACGTGGCTCTGCCACCGTTCCCGCCCTGGGTGCTGACGACAACCGCCCTCGAATCGGTGGGGATCCTGCTGCGCCGCCTGCATGAGGCCAGCGCGACCATCGCGTTCGACACACACGTCGAGTGGCCCCAGAACCTTGCCGACCCGGAGGGAGGAACGATGGTGTGCCACAACGACGTGTGCCCGGACAACGTCGTCTTCCGCAACGGTCGTGCCGCCGCCTTGATTGATTTCGACCTGGCAGCTCCGGGCCGTCCTCTCTGGGACGTGGCCATGGCCGCCCGCTACTGGGTTCCCACGCTTGATCCGGTATCCGCGGCTGCCCTGTATCCCGCCGGACTGGATGTGCCTGCACGGCTGCGGATCCTCGCCGACAGCTACGGTCTCTCGACGGGAGAGCGCGCCGAATTGCCCGGCGTAGGAAGTGACCGGCCTGCCCGATCACGGCTTCTGGCTCTTCGACGACTGCGACGTGTACCGCATGCGCTACACACCCCACGGGGCGTTCATCGGCGGTGA